The genomic DNA GTAAACGGATCGCCAGCGGACTGTGTGCGGATTGGGTTGCGCGAACTTGCGCGAGATGCGGCACTTGTGATTTCGGGAATTAACCACGGCGGCAACCTGGGCGCCGACATTTGGATGTCGGGAACGGTCGCTGCAGCTCGCGAAGCGTATCTCCGCGGCCAACGCGGGATCGCCGTCTCGCAGGTACGGCGAAAGGGGATCGACGACGATTGGGACCGATCGGCAAGGTTCGCCTGCGAGGCGATTCAATTTGCGATCGGAAGATCCAGTAAAGAAGTTGCGTTGTGGAACATAAACCTCCCAGCGACTGACGCCGAAACGATTCCCGGGATATGTTGCTGTCCAACCGACGGCAAAGCACTCCCATTCAGCTACCGACAAACTACCGTAGGCTATCAATTCGAAGCCGACTATCACGGGCGTCCAAGAACACCCAACGAAGACATCGACGTCTGCTTTGGTGGTCGAATATCGATCAGTTTGCTCGACAAGCGACCAGTCGACCTCGCATCAACCCCGCTCTGACACTTGCGTGTCTCACGATCGATGCTGCTGCCGGGCACGTTGTTGCGTCGCCGCAGTCCGCGGCACGCCCGGCAGCGTTGGCCTGCCGGGTTAGCGTTCTTCCTTGGCGAATACAGAAACTCGATTGCGTCCCGAGTGAACCAAGTCCAGTGCGGGCATTGCACACGAGCCCAAAGATTCCGCTTCGGATTTCGGCTCTTCTTCGAATACCGTCAGCTCACCACGTACGATGCGAACTTCGCGAGGTGCATCGACACCGATCGTCACTCGATTCCCCGAGATCCGATTGATGGTGATTGTGATGTTGTCACCGATGACCAAACGCTCGCCTTCTTTTCGACTTAAAACTAACATCTTCGTGATGCCTCCATTCCATGGGATTCGAATACTGGAACCAGCCGTGCTGATTCGCTGAACACCTTCTGCAATCGCTATGCCGACAGTACGTCTCTCATGATTTTGCGTGCGCATTTACAAGAAAAAACGTTTTTTCAGCCTTTTTGCTCATCCACAGCCTCCCGAAAACCGAGAGGCCACCTTGGAGTCGGCAAAGCGACAAAAGGAACTTTTATCTCAATCTGAGACACATTTCTCAGCCTGAGAATTTGTCGGTGTTGAGTCGCGTTGTTTGCTTCCCCCCTCGACACAAGTATCATCGCATCGAGGTGTGACAACTTAGGTCACGAGCCGATCGCCTGTCTCTGGACTAGGCTCTGTCGATCGGGAAGGTCAGCGTTTCAGAAAGCTCCCGCTTGCCCAGCAGGACCGCGACGAAGCGGTCGACGCCGAGGGCGCATCCAGAGCAAGTGGAGATGCCGTGCTGCATGGCCCGGTAGAGCTGCCGGGGCATCGGCAGGCCCGGTTTGCCCATTTCCATCCGCGCCCTGTTGTTTTCGTCGCAGCGACGCAGCAGTTCCTCGGCATCCAGCAGTTCGCCGTAGCCATTGGCTAGCTCGATCCCGTCGATAAACAGTTCAAACCGCTTCGCTGTCCGCGGATCGTCGCGGCAGATCAACGCCAGAGCCGCTTGGGAGCTGGGGTAATGGGTCAGGATCGTCGGCTGGCCACGCCCCAGATTCGGAACGACGGCGTGGTCGAAGATCAGATTCAACCAGTCGTCGACGTGTTTGAAGTCCAAGCCGGTCAAGTCGATCCCGAGCCGCGCGGCCGCGTCGCGAAGCTGAGGCAGCGTCGCGGTTAAGGGATCGAATTGAGCAAAGTCCTTGAACGCCGCCTGGTAGGTCATCTGTTGGCACGCGGGGCGATCGGTCACGCGGTCGACGAGTTGCGCCAGCAGTTCGATTCCCTCTTCGAAGCGGTCCCCCATGCGATACCACTCCAGCATCGTGAACTCTGGATTGTGGTTCGTCCCCCGTTCTCCCGCTCGAAAAGCGGGGCAGATCTGGTAGATCGCATCGGCACCGCAGGCCAGCAGTCGCTTCATCGCAAATTCGGGCGAGCTTTGCAGATACAGGTCGTCGTGCGCATGGGGCAGCGACAACTGCAGCGCGTCGCGAGCGACCGGAACCGGATCGATATGCAGATCGACCATCGTTTCGGACGAAAGCGTCGGCGTCTGGACTTCAAAAAATCCAGCGTCGTCAAAAAAGCCGCGGATCGACCGCAGGATCGCTGCCCGCTGGCGAAGCGTCTCGATCGCAGCGGTCGATTGAAAAGGAGGCTCGATCACTTGGCGATCAACTGAATCGCGTCGGCGTGCACGTTACCGCCAGCCCCATCGCTGCTGATCGTGACTCGCACCTTGGCTCCCTTTTCCAGCGAAACGTCAGCAAACGTTTCGGACTTCGATTCGGCGGTTGGTTCGCCTCGCATGTCGACGCGCCGCGAGATCGTCTCGCCGCCTGCCTCCAGCGAAACGGGGACGGTGGTGCCGCGGTTGGGGTGCGGTCCATAGAGGACGCGGATGTCATAGCTGCCTGCTTCCGGAGCCGCCGCTTCGAAGGTCATCGTCGCGCCGCTCCCCGGCGATGCATAGCGGTATCCGTAACCGACGTAGCCCTTGAGACCTTGGCCTTTGACCCACGGGCCGGAGACCTTCGCCTTTTCGTCGTCGATGACGAGCCCCTTCATTTTTGCCGGATCGAGTCCCTCAAAGAGACCCGCCGGGCCGGCCAACGGCAGCGCGTCGTCGGGGATAATCGTTTCGCCACCGACCTGCTTGCGGTACGCCTTGCCGGGCAGTTCCAGCATCTCGGTCAATTGGTCCAGGTAGTCGGTGTAGACGCCGCGAGGCAAGCATTGGCGTTCGACGCAAATCGCAGCCGCCTTGCCAACCACTTCACCCATCATTCCGCAGGTCTTCATCACACGAACGGTTCCCAACGCTTCGTGCGTCACGCTGGCGCAACGCCCCGCCATGAACAGGTTGCTGATGTTTCGCGAATAGAAGCAGCGGTAGGGAATCGGATATCCGTACATCCGGTCGACTCCCTTGCCATGCACGGCGATCGAGATGAACGGGTTGTCGGGGAACTTTTCTGCGTATTGTTTCTTCGGATAGTGCAGATCGATCGACCAAGTGCTCGGAACGGTTCCGTCGGGGAAATCTCGCTTCGAAACGATGTCCTCTTCGTTCAGCAACACGTCGCCGATCAGCCGCCGGCTCTCCCGCGGCCCGCCGATGTAGGCGACCCAGGTCAGGAAAGCAGTCTTGTGTTTTTCGGCGCCATCGCCATTTTTCATCGCGTTAAAGGCACCGTAGACGGCGCGCAGATTCCAGTCGCGGATTCCCTCAGCATCCCCCAGCGGATCCTTATCGAAACCGCTCTCCCAAAACCATTGCCCATGGTGGTCGCGGGGGTAGGGGAAATCGGCCATCTTCAGCGGCAGCGCCCAAGGAGTTTCGGGGAACTCCGCCGGTTCGGCTCGTTCGTCCCAGGCCCACATGTTGCTCATCCCCATCCGACCCTCGGGAGTCATCTCGAGATCGGCGCCGGCCCAGGCACCGATCCAAGCGTGACCGGTGCAATCGGCGAACAGCATCCCTTTGAATCGGCTGACCGCACCGTTGCGAGTATCAAAGGCATCGACCGACACGATTCGGTCCCCTTCGGTTTCGACAGCGAAGGCGCGATGGTTCAAGAAGAGATCGATGTTCTCTTCCGCGCGGACGACCTGTTCTTTCAGTTCGTCGACAAACTCTTCTTTCTTGCCAGGCGATTTGGTTGCGTGATCGCTGATCTCTTCGATGATCTCGCCGATCCGCGGGTAGCGGCCGCGGCGGATATTGCCCATCGCCCAGACGCGGACTTCGCTCGAACCGTTCCCTCCCAAGACGCCGCGATCCTGGATCAGAGCGACTTTGCAACCCATGCGGGCTCCTGAAATCGCCGCTCCCAATCCCGAGTAACCACCGCCGACAACGACCAAGTCGTATCCAACGCGTTCGGCCGGTTCGTCTGCAATTCCCAGCTGCTCGCGTCGCCACTTCGACAGCACTTCGGAGTCGTTTGGCGGCGCGTTGGACTTGTCGGTGGTGAGGTAGATCGCGTCGCAGCGGCCATCGAAGCCGGTCTGATCGATCAATCGCAGCTCGGTTTTGCCGGCGGGCAAGTCGACGGTGCCGCCCGATTGCCAAGCCCAATCGGCCCCTTGGGTGCCAAACTCGGTCGCCAGTTTCTTCCCGTCGATCGCCAATTGGAAGCGGCCCGGAGTGCCGGGAGCATTCCAGCGGGCGACCCAATCTTTGGTGCGAACAAACACGTGGTAGGTGCCCGCTTCGGCAACCGTCACCTCTGTCGTGGCATCATCGACCGGCGTGCCGATGCCGTGCGCCAGCAGATACGGTGAGCCCATTTCTTGGATGAACTGAGTGTCCAGTTTCCAGCCCCCTTGGTTTTGGAAGCTTTCCGCTTCGACAAACAGTTCGGCTGCCGACGAGAAGACCGGGAAGGTCGTCAAAAGTATAAGGGCTGCGATTCGCATGATTGGATTCGACGGGGTTGCAGAGGAAAGGTTGTGGGGGCGGAACGCCGTAAGGCTCGATAAGGGCAGTCGGTCGCTCCTTGAATCGCTTCCGATTCTAATCGATCCCATCGCGTCTGGCGAGATTCGCTCGCGATTGCCCGTTTAGTGCCACACATCCTGCGTAGCGGACAATGGACAGGGATCCTTTCAGGGTCGTCGATGTCAACGGATCCCGCAGGGATCTTAGAAGGTAGCCGGTGGTAGGAGCGTAGCGAACACCACCGGGTGCTTCATCGCGTTGCCCGGCGCGGCCGAACCTTGGCTGAGCGGCGATTGTCCATCTAATGCGTGTTCGAGAATCGGCTAGCAAAGTCGCTAGAATCGGACTTTGATTTGCGACGATTCTAAAAAATCTAACCGAATCGATGCCAATCCCGGCTTTCCTCCGAGAGCCAAGATCGGTAATATATCGCCTGGTCGCGGGGCGTGGCGCAGTCTGGCTAGCGCACCTGGTTTGGGACCAGGGGGTCGAAGGTTCGAATCCTTTCGCCCCGACCTTTTAAAGCCTGGAGATCCTTGTGGTCTCCAGGCTTTTTTCGTGCGCGTTCGGTGCCAATTTGCCGCAGCAGATGTCGTTTTGGCGGCGGATTGCTGCGAAAATCTTGATTGGGAAAGTGAAGCCCTCTTTTTGTTCGTGGGTTTTGCGATTCCGCAGGCTCTTTAGAATGAGCGTTTGCGGCACACTTCGATGGCCGCAAGCAAGTGCCCGAACCCATTTCTCAATTCCTTCCCAGCGGTGGTCGACCGGGATGAACGAGTCGCCTGAAGTCGTATTGATCTGCACCAGCCCTAAAGCGGGTTCGGGGCAGCGGCGCGACCTGGTCCCGAAGCTGGCTCATGCGCTCACCGACCGCGGGCTGGAGGTGCGGAGCACTTCGAGCATCGACCAATTGGCCGCCGATGCGAAGTCATTGACCGCCGCGGGGCGATTGAAGGGGGTGGTTGCTGCGGGGGGAGACGGAACGTTATCGCTTGTTGTATCGCGACTGCCCGCCGAATCGCCCGTGATGCCG from Rosistilla carotiformis includes the following:
- the surE gene encoding 5'/3'-nucleotidase SurE, which gives rise to MKVLLTNDDSIHAAGIQALKAALRSSMDVVVVAPETEQSECGHRVTTNRPLAVKQYADAEYSVNGSPADCVRIGLRELARDAALVISGINHGGNLGADIWMSGTVAAAREAYLRGQRGIAVSQVRRKGIDDDWDRSARFACEAIQFAIGRSSKEVALWNINLPATDAETIPGICCCPTDGKALPFSYRQTTVGYQFEADYHGRPRTPNEDIDVCFGGRISISLLDKRPVDLASTPL
- a CDS encoding carbon storage regulator, with translation MLVLSRKEGERLVIGDNITITINRISGNRVTIGVDAPREVRIVRGELTVFEEEPKSEAESLGSCAMPALDLVHSGRNRVSVFAKEER
- the epmA gene encoding EF-P lysine aminoacylase EpmA; protein product: MIEPPFQSTAAIETLRQRAAILRSIRGFFDDAGFFEVQTPTLSSETMVDLHIDPVPVARDALQLSLPHAHDDLYLQSSPEFAMKRLLACGADAIYQICPAFRAGERGTNHNPEFTMLEWYRMGDRFEEGIELLAQLVDRVTDRPACQQMTYQAAFKDFAQFDPLTATLPQLRDAAARLGIDLTGLDFKHVDDWLNLIFDHAVVPNLGRGQPTILTHYPSSQAALALICRDDPRTAKRFELFIDGIELANGYGELLDAEELLRRCDENNRARMEMGKPGLPMPRQLYRAMQHGISTCSGCALGVDRFVAVLLGKRELSETLTFPIDRA
- a CDS encoding FAD-dependent oxidoreductase, with translation MRIAALILLTTFPVFSSAAELFVEAESFQNQGGWKLDTQFIQEMGSPYLLAHGIGTPVDDATTEVTVAEAGTYHVFVRTKDWVARWNAPGTPGRFQLAIDGKKLATEFGTQGADWAWQSGGTVDLPAGKTELRLIDQTGFDGRCDAIYLTTDKSNAPPNDSEVLSKWRREQLGIADEPAERVGYDLVVVGGGYSGLGAAISGARMGCKVALIQDRGVLGGNGSSEVRVWAMGNIRRGRYPRIGEIIEEISDHATKSPGKKEEFVDELKEQVVRAEENIDLFLNHRAFAVETEGDRIVSVDAFDTRNGAVSRFKGMLFADCTGHAWIGAWAGADLEMTPEGRMGMSNMWAWDERAEPAEFPETPWALPLKMADFPYPRDHHGQWFWESGFDKDPLGDAEGIRDWNLRAVYGAFNAMKNGDGAEKHKTAFLTWVAYIGGPRESRRLIGDVLLNEEDIVSKRDFPDGTVPSTWSIDLHYPKKQYAEKFPDNPFISIAVHGKGVDRMYGYPIPYRCFYSRNISNLFMAGRCASVTHEALGTVRVMKTCGMMGEVVGKAAAICVERQCLPRGVYTDYLDQLTEMLELPGKAYRKQVGGETIIPDDALPLAGPAGLFEGLDPAKMKGLVIDDEKAKVSGPWVKGQGLKGYVGYGYRYASPGSGATMTFEAAAPEAGSYDIRVLYGPHPNRGTTVPVSLEAGGETISRRVDMRGEPTAESKSETFADVSLEKGAKVRVTISSDGAGGNVHADAIQLIAK